The proteins below are encoded in one region of Deltaproteobacteria bacterium:
- a CDS encoding response regulator — protein sequence MSKPVVLLAERNLELRRQLFAQLLCQGYEVIDSPHTVDVLRTLRGRQGVDLFILSASLDQPGDGVELMQLLRHCERMPQVILTAERDAQEWASAAHAAGAAAYLPQPFSWQDVIASVHQLC from the coding sequence ATGAGCAAACCGGTGGTGCTTCTCGCGGAACGCAATCTTGAGCTACGACGACAGTTGTTTGCTCAGCTCCTCTGCCAAGGGTATGAGGTAATCGACTCGCCACACACCGTCGATGTGTTGCGTACCTTACGCGGGCGGCAGGGCGTCGATCTTTTTATTTTGAGCGCCTCTTTGGACCAGCCTGGAGATGGCGTGGAACTCATGCAGCTCTTGCGCCACTGCGAGCGCATGCCGCAAGTCATTCTCACGGCGGAGCGTGACGCCCAAGAATGGGCCTCCGCCGCGCACGCCGCCGGTGCCGCCGCCTATTTACCTCAGCCTTTCTCCTGGCAAGATGTTATCGCCAGCGTGCATCAACTGTGCTGA